TTGATTAATGCCATAGTCTAGATACAAGATGCTAGGGCTTAGAAAAAGGGATGGCTGTTGGGGCAAAGTGAAATAGAACAGATTGGATGGATGCTCAGAAGTTGGGACCAACAGGTTTTTGTGACTGACTGGAGGAActttttaagatgggagagatGTGATGGGTTAATGTTGACAGAAAGAGGTTTAAGATTACAAGGTAGAGAAGAGACCAGTCTTAAAGTCCCTGAGTGGGAGTCAGGGAGGGTAGAGCCAGGGCACGAGGTGGAGGGATTGGCCTTATAACGCCATTTGgttgggagagaaggaagaataggCACAGGTTAAGTTTGTGAGTTTTGTGGGAGAAAACTGAAGGAGGGCCTAACCAACAACTATTCTCTCTGTGAGGCAGAGGTCATTTTAAAGAGCTGCTACGGAGAATGGGAGAGGGATGTACCCGAGAAAACAGCAAGATTGCTGGAAGCTCTGAGAGCCCACAGGAGGCTGCAGGCCAGGCATTGACAGAAACACCAGCCTGGGCGGTGGTGGGGTTTTCTTAACAGCATCAGGTCCTAGGCTGGAGATTACCTGGTGTGTGCAATGGTGAGACAATGGGACAGGTAAGTTGAGGATATTGGCAAGAAAGACGCTGGCATAATAGACTCTGAAATCTAAACTGGTATtgggtgggggaagagaaaagacaagaagGGGCTGATGGAGACAGAGTAGAGGGGTGTGGAGCCACAGGCTCCCATCAGGTAGCAGGTGaggtagaaagagagagacagacacgcCACATGTTCCTCCTGGGCTCAACGGTCAAACTCTAGGTTCTCAGCCATCTCACCTGGATGCCTGGATACTGGAAGAACGTGTTCAAGAAACTTCCAAATCTGTTCCAATCCAGGTGCAGCTCACATCAAATCCAGGCACATCCCACATGAGACCTCAGGCTTTCTGGGGACACTCAGGTCCCCTTAGAGGCACTTCCTTTGGGCAGCAGGAGACCGACACATGTCCCCTCATGCGCAGCTCTCTGCACAGGACAGGGGCTGCCTTCCTGACTGTTCCTCAGGACCTGTGAGACTCCCCTGGGCACGTGGAAGACAACCTCAGGGACCAAGAAAGCCCCCCAGGGAAGGGACATAGCACTGCTATCCTCACTGCCTGCTCTCCCAAACCGGGAGCTCGCACCTGGAGACTTCTCAGCCCATTCACTCGGGGGAGGGGAAGCCTGCCCAAGTCGGGTGGATGCAAGTACAACAACCAAGAGGTTGCTTCTCTGGGTCTATTTAATCATTACTTCCCGGTGAGATGAGCACGTTATTGCTGAGTGAAGAAGCAAGTTACAGTTACCTTGTATTTGAGCCTCAACTTCTcagtctataaaatgggggtggcTGCCCAGCAGGGCTATTGTAAGAAGTGCTAGAACAACAGTGCTGTTATTGTCATTGTTCTTGCTGTTGTTATATTCTACAGCATCAGAGATTctcattcaagtcctttgctatCTTGACCAGATCTTCTGAGCTGAGTCCTGGGAAACAGGGGCACTCAAATCCCCAGCCCAGAGTGAATGAGGAAGGAGGAGCCTTGGCAAGTTCCTCTCTTAGGATTAAGACTGGCTGCCTGTTGCGGGGAGCCATTGCCCTGGGACGCTCACAGGCATATGGCTAACACTCGCAGACACTGCTCTGTCCCACTTTACTTATatgattcatttaatccttctaaCAACCATGTGAGGCAAGTACTATTATGATCCACATTTGACTGAGAAATTGGAGCGCTGAGGggtaagcaacttgcccaagtcacacagcatggaaatggcagagttgggatttgaatctATGTAGTCTGTGCCCTCATTCACCTTGGTACTCTGCTGGGGCGTCTCAAACTTCATGTCTGTGGCTTGTGTGACCCTTGTCTTTGGTCTCCACACAAGGACAAGGAATATGGCCTTGCTTTGGGGGCAGCAGGACAAGGCAGCCAGGAGATGGGTAGTTCTCACAGTCAGGTGTGGCTTGGGGGACCCGGGACAGAGCAGGTAGTGGCAGCGGCTGGGGGATGCAGGACAGGGTAAAAGGCTAGGTTCTGAGGCCGGAGGAGGGCAGACCAGCGCCAGGTCTGGCTGAGTCCCAGGCCTCCCAGCAGTTCAGCATCCCTGGGCCCTTGGACCTGTAGACCCAGGTCATGCGCCCTCTTTGTGCCTGGGGCAGGCATGTGAGCACAGTGGGAAAAATTCCTCAGAAGAATCCAGCAAGGCCTCTCAGGACAGAGTCCAAGGTTCTCAGAACCCAGGGTATCGCTCTAGGTTCTGAGAGGAAGCCTTCCCTGCCCACCTTGCTGGATGCTGGACTCAGGAAAAGCAGCTGCTAACCTGGGATCAGCCCTTACCTTCTCCTGGATCCCTCAGATGTTCTGACTCAGGTCCCAAAGAGCATCTGAAAACAGGGACAGCTGAGCTGCTTTCTGACCCAGAACTGCAGGCAGGATGGCCCCTCTAGGTGGGCCTTGGGTGCAGCAAAACGACAGGGCACAAACTCCCTATGTTTGCAGCAGCTCTTCCCTTGGAGGCAGGACATGTCCTGGGCCCCTTAGTTCTGCTCAGGCTCTTCCTCCAGTTCTCAGGCTGGGGCAGCCTCTGTTGCTTCCCAGACGGAGACCTCCCAGGCCTGTGACAGTCTGACCATCTCGGGACTCAGGAGCATTTGCTGGAGTTGGGGCTGCATGTGCTcagctcccttcctccctggATGCTTCTCCCCTGCCATGTCCTCTGCTGACAAGTCCTTCGATGTTAGTGTTTCTCTACTCAGCTCTCAACGCCTCCTCAACGCTGCCCCCTCCCCATGATCTAAATCACTCCCAGGGTCTCAGTGACCCTACAGTTGACTGTTCTCAAACCTATGTCTGCAGACTGGACTTCTCGCCTGGAATCCAGCTGCCCCTGGGCATCTTTCCCTAGAAATGTTACATCTGGCATTGAATCCTCATTCCCCAGAAACCTGCTCCTCTTGATGCACCCAGCCAACAAGTCAGAAACAAGGGCAGCTTCATTGTCTCCTTCCTACTTCCCACATCCAGCCGTCAACAACCCCACCTCCTTCAAATATCTGGAATCTGTTCCCTGTGCCACACCTTAGTCACATCTTAGTCACCTCTCTCTCTCGGTCTCTGCCCTCCACTCCATCGCTGCACAGCCTCCAGAATGACGTTTCTGTCCTGCTTATGTCACTCCCTTGCCAAAAGAGTTCACAGATGAGCTGAGGTTACTCTTAGGTTGAAGTGCAAGCTATCTGGGCACCAACCTTCAGCTTCATCACTGCCATGGGCACCCCTCAGACCCTACGCTCCCGCCCCCCTTGACCGCCTGCTTTTTTCTCAGGTACCTCCCTACATTAGTCATCACTTTCCTTCTCGGCTGGCTCTTTCCTCAAAAGCTAACACTGCATCCAGGTGGACGTTTGTGGGGTGTCCACCTGGTTCCTAATGACTTCCCCTTATCTGGGAATGACCTAGAACAAATGGGTGGGCTCCCCAAATCACATATGTGCTACAGGAGCCTGACCCCCACTGGCCACAGCTGGCTGGCCCTGTGGTGGATACTTGACCCAAACTGGGCCAATCAGAGTCTCTCGCCCGAGTGCTTGACACTCAGAATTGAGAGTTTAGGAGTCCCAGGCGTGGAGTCCCATTAATACCCATAAATTAGATAGAGCACTAGAGGTACCATGCCTAAGCTCAGACTGCTGGGACCACCTGCTTCCTGCCCTCCTGAGTaagcttttcctttaattctATGCAAAGCCAGGATTCTTCCCCCTAACCCCTTTTCATTGCATGCACAAAAAGCAAAGACCCAAAAGAAGCTTAACTGCCTCTCTTGCCCCAATGTCCACACCAGCAGTTATGACCCTGTCCTTCTCCTTTTTGTCCAGTTCTTAAGTCTTCTGCATCTGACTTCACTTCCTTACCTTTCATCTACTTACTCCTGAGCCCACAGGAAATCAacaaatttgacaaatatttacttagcATCTGCCTGGTGCAAGACTCTGAGGATACAAATAAGACATAACCTGTGGCCTtgggagctcacagtctagctATGGGGACAGGCACAGTAGGGTTAAGTGCAAATTGCaataaaaatggaggtaaaatACGGAGGGTGATGGTACAGAAGCTCACAGGGTGTTCCGAGAGGGAGGGGCCCACAGAAGGTGTCCTGGGGGCGGATGTCCAAGCAGCATCTTCAGGCTGAGtgacaaagaacatttttataccCAAGTTCCaggtcaggaaaataaaaatgagcaacttttaatttttatttgaattaaaatagattttttaatacCTGTGGAAAACCTAGTTTAGATTAGGTTACCCACTTTAGGTTACCCATTTAGATTACCCACTTTACTGATAGGGAAATTGTTCAATAAGAAACTTGGCACACTGATTTTCACTTGCTAAAATGTTATCATCTGGCATAGAATAAGAATTAGTTAAGTAGGAAGTAGAGAAAGgcaaaaaaggaaaccaagaggCTGACAGAGGCCTTATTTCCATAGCTGGGCCCTTGGTAGCCTTAATCCTGAGAATAGCAGGGAGCCATTGAGGGTTATTGAGTAAGAGAGGGTCATTGTCACTTTGGTGGCTAGTGTCTAGGAAGGCACGATTGCTCCACCCCTGGTCAGCCCCTAAACCCTAGCCACCTCTGTCCCTGAGGCTGTATCTGCTGTCCCATGCAGTATCTGCTGTCCTTAATCTGTCAGGCATGAGGGGACTGGGAGGTATCCAAACATAAGGGCTCAGAGGGAGAAGTGGTTCCTGCTACAGTCTGTCCCCAGCCCACTGGCACCAGGCTGAATGTAATTGTCCTCGATGAAGCCGTCATCATCCTCATCTTCACCCACCTCGGGGAAGACACCCTTTCTTGTCTCAGGCAGTGGGTGGTGCTGGTAGCTGGCGCGGTATTTGCGGCAGAGGTGGAATTTGGCAGCAAGTgcaaggaggagggagaggaccACAGCCGCCAGCAAAACCCCCACCAGCACTGGCCATGGCCGGGCCCCCGGGCCTGGTTCAGGCGCCAAGGCTGATGCTGTGGGGATCTCCGAGGGCCCCACAACAGCTGCAGAGAAAGGGACAGCATCATGGATGGGGCCCCAGATAAGCTCCCTGAAAACCCTGAGAAATGGGGGCAGGGTCCTTCCCCATCCCAGCATCTAAGGGAACCCCCTCTCCCCTTTAGTTTCCCTCCCACTGTCACTCACTTTGGTTTATCTCAGTCATGGAGGGCCCGAAGACACCGATGAGTCTCAGGCTTGGCCAGATCTTGGTCCAAGGAGATCTCCAGGTGCCAAGCAGCCCTGGGGCACAGTCCTAGAGCACACACACAGGGATGGCCACAGGGCACGCATTTCAGCCACACTCACAGCCATGTTAGGGTGCTACACAAACTGTGGGGACTGGACAATGGACCACAACCAGTTTTTCACAGGAGAGAAACAGGCTGAGCCACAGACATTCGCTATTCGTAAGGGAACATTGTAGGGTCCAGCTCTCGAAACGGCTGACACAATAAATCGGTGCTAGAACTTATGATTCAGGCACCAGGCAACATGCTCGCAGAAATCTGCAACGTGGGTGTAAACATTATCCCCTCTACAGATGAGGATTCTAAGGCCCAGAAGGGTTAACTAACGCAGCCAAAGacccaggacttgaacccaggtctctgctACCAGGGGCCAGAGCCCAGTGCACTACACTGCTTGGTAAGCTGAGGATGGGAAGTGGTGGCAGAGACAGTCCTGGCTTCCAGAGACTGGACAACAGCAATTGCTTGCAGCTAACGAGCCAAAGTGGAGACCACACATGGAGGATGGTGCCAGCCCCACGCAGGGCAGGGGTCCCAGACACAGCCAGGGAAGCCCTGGCCCTTCTCTTCCTGAGTCAGGAGCCCCTGCTACCCTACCTCTACCCTCCGCCCTCAGGCACATCGCTTGGCGCCAGTGCCCTCAGAGGGAGGCTGGATTCAGGGAGCAGCCAAATGCAGATCACCTGAGTGAGGAAATTAATTGGATGAGAATCACTAGGGCTGGAGAAAATCTACAGAAAGAGCATCTTAATGAAGGGAGTATCTGGAGGAAAATCATCCAGGCTCAGGAGTACCTAGAGGAGGAGCATCTGATCAGAGGAGAGTCCGGGGGGAGCAACACCTGACTCTGGAAAGCAGTTAGAGGAAGAGCACCTAGGTTAGTAAAGTAACTGTTGGAGGACCAGCTAGGGCTAACGGTTATCGGAGGTGGAGTACCTGAATCAGAGGAGTACCTGGTGAGGAGTATCCAAGCTAGGAAAGCACCTACTAGGAGAGAAACAATAATTTAGGGGCGTACTACACCATAGCCTTTCATAGCGATACCTTCATGAGACCCTCCCATCTCACCACCAACTGGCCACCACGCCCGCAAGTTCCTCCTCTAAATATGTCCGGAATGACTATGCCCCTCCTCTGCTCCCCACTATCACTGCCCCAGTCCAAGCCACCTTCATTTTGTACCTCGACTCTTAAAGTAACTTCCCTACTGGTCCTCCCCACCTCTAGTCCATTCCAGAGTGATGGACCTAAAGCCCAAATCTGACCCcatcactcccctgcttaaaaatCCTTCAAGTGAGGgcattagaaagcacaatcggtaaccacaagattgccatggggatacgaaagtcaatttggggaatgtaatcaatagtgttgtaaagattttgtagggtgtccgatggacacttgtctcattagggagaccacctcagggaagacgtagatgcctgatcactgcactgtgcacctgaagctgaagctgaacaataataaatgtcaactataattttatatatatatggttacaagaagcggagtacagcattaggaatagagacagtggaaatgtaatggctctgtgcgatgtcagaggggtagtagattgggagcggggggttatcactgtgtgagggatataaatgataaatgtctaactattacattgttttgtacaccttaaactaaataaataataaataaaataaaataaaactccagaataaactaaaaacaagaaaaaaaatccttcaagaGCTCCCTAGGACTGCATGCAAATTTCACCTCACAACCCAGCACATGGCTCTCAGGCtgaactcttctttctcttctccacagATCCCTCCTGCataccacccccccacacacacacacacacctcccacctCACCCACCCTTTGGTTTCCCAgccatcccctccctcctccatttTTTGAGTCCACCACCCTCAAAGCCAAATCAGACCATGCCTGCCTAGGAGGTTGTCCCAGGACCGCCTGGATACCCCCTTTCCTGGCCCACCCCATCAACTATTGGCCAGTTACTAGACGGGCAGCTCCCTGGGGGCAAGGACTAGGCCGATTAACCTGTGCCCTGGCACTGCCAGAGAGGCCTGCACTGAGCTGCTCAGGAGGGGCTTGTGAGATGAGTGCGGGAGAGCGAGGTGTGGCTGCGTGCATGTGGCGGAGGGGGCATTAGAAAGGAAAGGTACATCATTTACTAGCACATATCCATTGAGTGCTCACTGTGGGTCCAACACTATGCACTGGGTCCTCAAAAAAGTAAGAGTTTGTTAAATTGAAATGAATTGAACTCAATTTGACATTTCTAAGATTTTACTTACTCCtactcctttccttcctgccctgtCCCTGTGAATTCTTCCCAAGGACACATACCCACACCCACAGGCTGTCACCCCTCCCCCCTCAGGTCACACTTCTTCCACCAACAAACGCAAACACCCTCTGATCTTCACAGACGTTCACACCCACCCTGATTTGTAGCTCTTTTCCAGCTCCCAGGAGCCCTCAGGGATCTATGGgttccccctcccagccccccagttcttcccctctgctccccacctgTAGGAACTGTGCTCAGTCGGTGGAGGAAGCTTCCGGTTGGGGCGGGCACACAGGTGGGCGGGCCAGAGCAGCCGCTTGACTCACCTGGGAACGAAGCAGGCGGGGCTGAAGCCGCAGGTGAAGGCTGCGGGCTGGGCAGTCGGCAACGCCCCCAAAAGGGAGGACTCTTCATCTTCCCAGGCTTTTGTGAGGACGGCGCAGGCCTCACCCCTTCCCCCAGTACGTGGGGGTGGGAGCGGGTACAGCTGGGATCCAGAGGGGGGTCTAGCGGGCCCTGGAAGGGGCGGGCGCCTCAGCAGGCAGCTGCTCAGCTGGCGGCCCCGATAAGCGGTGCATTTCCGGTGACAGGTACAAAGTCCAGAGTTGTAGAGGGAGCTTTGCAGGCCTGTGAGGGCGGAGGGCCGGAACCGGAAGGACGGGGGTTGAGCAGAGCCGGAGGGACCAAGAACACTAAAAATTGcctgcaaatgtgtgtgtgtgtgtgtaggagggatGTAGGCATGTTGAGGTCAGTGGGAGTGTGAGTTCAGAGGCCTTATAGGGAGTGTATGAGGAGTGTGTATGTGCCTTGGGGCGGGAGGGTATCGTGTATTGGTGTGACCTGGGTAGAGGGTTCAAGCCTTCATCTGGATCTCAAGGATCCTGTGATCCCACTAAGTTAGGTTCTGAGTCTCCCTGTTTCCTTACTCCTTGTCCCCAGACCTAGTGCCTCCTAGTCTCAGTTCCGGAGTCACCTCAGTTCAGGAGTCAACCCCCGCAAGCCCCGCCTCCTCCATGCCCTGCGCACCCTCTTGATCACCCTCTTGATCACCGCATTTCTCTACTTATGTTGTAATGATTTCTTCCTGTGCTGCCTCCCCCATTAACTCGCAGGCTCTCCCAGGGTGGAGCCAGGTTTTGACCCTTTCTGGGTTCCCAGCACCTGGCGCAAGGCAGGCACTCTGTAAATATCTAGGGAAGAAGGATTGCATAAGCTAAGCCATGCGGGCACAAGAATTCACAGGGACCCTCAGGGTACATGCCAGAACTGTGGCTGCAAAGTGGAGGCCAGTTCACGCAGGACCTTGAATATCTTAGCATGGAGTCTGAACTCACTACCAATGGCCCCTTTCTACTTCTCCCACCTTGTCTCATGCCTACACTTGATATGCTCTGCACCAAACTGTTCTCTATTCCTAGAACCCAACATGCTCTCACCTCCCAGGCTCTACATGAGCTGTTCCTGGGACCCGGAACTCTCCCGGAACTCACCTCCAGTCCCGCCCCCCCATTTGTCCATCTCCTACCTGGCTGATTTTCCTCCCAGGCCTACTCATCCCTCAGGCCCCAGTTTAGGTGCCTTTTTCTCTAGAGGGCCTTCCCTGACTCTCCCTGGCCTGGGTCCCGCCACCCCTCCTCTGTGCCCCCGCAGACCCTAGCCCTTCTCCCCCATTGCCCTGACTGCACAgtattgtgatttttctctttggcaGGGTCCCTGACAAACCTGGAAACTCAGGGTCTGCACCTGTCTTGTTCCCCATCAAATCCCCACTATCTAAAATGGCAGTAATAAATActtctgaaataaatgaatgaaaggaaagtgAATACTGTCTGGGATGGGGCAGTGAGGCACCAAGGAAGGTTTAGggttttgctttgattttgaaGCAAGGAAATCATAGCATTCAAAAGATATTAATTGAACACCTACCATGCCCTGGGCACTGggctgctttgtttttaattgaggtattCATGTACCATAACCTAACTCACATAACAAAAGAAAGTCACCATTTTTAGCCATGTTCAGTGCCCAATTCAGTAGCATTTGGTACATTCAGAacgttgtacaaccatcactgtatctagttctaaaacattttcatcacaccGAAAGGATACCCCCTACCCATgaagcagtcactcctcattgccccctccccccaggctccagcaaccacaaatctgctttctgtctctatggctttgcctattctggatactTCACGCAAATGAAATCACATTTGTGCCAGCATTTGAATGAActttcatttaatcctgataGCTGCATTATTAGATTGATATTAAGTATCCccttaacagatgaagaaaatgaagtccTGAGAAGGGAATTTGCGTGAAGTCCCAAAGAAGAACAAGTAAAGTAAAGGTCTGCACAGTCAGTCATTGAATCGATGAATATTTATTGGACACCCTTCACAAAGCCACAGCCTGCCCATAAACATACATTGTGAAATCGCAGAAAGCAACCTGTTGGGTGCCCCCCAAGCATGGAGAACAGAGAACAGTGGATATCGGCACCCACTGGCCCCTCTGCCGGGAGCTCTGGTGCAGTGGATATCCTTTACAACCTTCACGGCAGCCCTGGCAACCATCCGGCAGGCCCTGTGCGAGCTGCTGGGGACAGAGTTCCTTGATGCGTCACTGCCCCATCCCAGAgagtcttcattttcctttcattcatttatttcagtatttattgtTGCTTTCATtctggtggggaagacagacaatacaCAAGTAAAGAAATACGTAAGATTATTTCAGCTAATGGTGAGTgctatgatgaaaataaaacagcttCGTGTGATAGGGAGTTGTGAAGGGGTCTGCTACATTACCTTAGAGAGTCAGAAACAGGGGATTCACCGCAAAGGGGATGTTTGAGCTGAGCTCTAAATAAGCGTGAGACAGCAGCCATGCCAATATCTGGGAGCAGAgcattccagaaggagggaaCAGTCACGACAAACTGAGAGGCAGGAGCTTCTTCAACCAACAGCCGAGGCCAGCTGGATAGAACACAGTAAGTGGGGAGAGATGGGGGGAGCTGCGTCAGGAGCCGTCAGGGGCCGGCGCACGTGGGGCTGCATCCGGTCCTCCCCTCAGTGAGATGGGAGGCCGCTGGGGATCGAAGGACAGTTCTCTGGCTTCTGTGTGAAGAATGGATTCGAGGAGGCCAGGATagaagcagggaggccagttAGGAAGCTGTTACTGTCACCCAGGAGAGGGGACAAAGGGAACTAAAGTTTTGCCACTCTGAAGTTGCCTTTTtgagatattgattttaagccgtttattaagaaacaagactcagaaagaacctttgaccctcccccctttcctgcccgagagattcagacagaaaaacctgcttcaggaaggataTCTTAGGATGATATCCTAGCCTActttgaattaagtatggtaaaTAGGAGTGCTTCAAGCAGGGGCCTTTTAGCTAGATACCCTGTGTCCCATTCTTTCTGAGTTGCCAGCAAGAAtttgccgtgtgtgtgtgtgtgtgtgtgtgtgtgtgtgtgtgtgcgcgcgcgcgcgtgcccacttctgaaatctaagaccCCATTTCacctccccttttcttctctgtccaaaatgtcatatatacccagtgttgcctcactgtctttggaatttttatgcTTATGTGACTTCCCCATGTGCATgcattaaaatttgattttctcctgttaatcagtctctgttaatttgattattagcccaacTGGAAGAACTGacaaggtgggaggaaaagtattaatttttttgccCCCACAAGGAAATGTGGCATCAGGGTAGTCAGGCAAAAATAAGAAGTGCTCagattctagatatattttgaaggtggagCCTACACGATTTGCTGACTGGATGtgcatttgagaaaaagaaaagaaccaagaaGAACTCAAAAGTTTTGACCTGAGCAACTAGTAGTAGGATAGAGTTGTCATTTACTCAAATGGGAAGACTCTGGAAAGGCCAGATTTGGGAGGGCAATCAGGACCTTGGTTTTGGACATGTTAGATGTGAGATGGCCGTGAGACATCCAGGTAGCATCCTAAGTAGGCAGTGGCATACATTTAGCTGAAACGCAGGGGAGGTAAAGGCTGAAAATATCAATTTGGGAACCAGTCAAATGTGAATGATTTTTAgctggagggagagaagagggctgAGGGCTGAGCCCTGGAGTACAGAAGGAGTTGGAGAACgggagggagaagcaggaaagACTGAAACATGACCAGCAGCAtggtgggagacagacagacGTGAGAGAAGTGTCCTGGAGGCCAGAGAAGAAAGTGTTTCCAGGGCAAGGGTTTGGTGAGCTACATCAAATGCTGATGATAGGTCAGCTGAGTCACGGACTGAGAAACTGGCCAtgtggaggtcactggtgactttGACAAGAGTAGTTTCACTGGTGTATTGGAGACAAATGCCGGACTAGAGCCATGCACAAGTATGGGAGCAGAGGAAGTGGAGACCACGTCTTCAAGGAATTTTGTTGTAAAAGAAGCAGAGAAGTGGTGCAGACACTGGTGGCGGGGGTGCAATCAATGGAGGATTTTCTTAAGACTAGGAGCTGTTAGGCCGTGTGTGTATGCTGGCCAGAATAATCGAGGAGAGGAAATTGATGatgcagaaggaagagaggagggacaAGGGGTGTGAAGTCCTGCAGGCATCAAGGGGTGTGGGGTCGAGTACACAGATGGAAGACTGACCTtgggcagaagcaggaagagtCCCTCTGCCGAACAAAGGTGAGCATACAGGTGAAATGATGGGGGTCTTAGGGAGTTTTATTCCCATGGCTTCTGTTTttccatagaaatagaaagcaatGTCATCAGCTGAGAAtgaagagtggggtgggggtattGGGGttccaggagagaagagaaggtgtGAATTGGCCATGGGGAACCTGCCAACATGTAAAAGTCTCCCCAGGCAGCAGCATGGCCCCCCTTCAGGTGAATCAGGTCAGTTAGGGTGGCtgagtgattttgtt
The Rhinolophus ferrumequinum isolate MPI-CBG mRhiFer1 chromosome 9, mRhiFer1_v1.p, whole genome shotgun sequence genome window above contains:
- the C9H1orf210 gene encoding type III endosome membrane protein TEMP gives rise to the protein MTEINQTVVGPSEIPTASALAPEPGPGARPWPVLVGVLLAAVVLSLLLALAAKFHLCRKYRASYQHHPLPETRKGVFPEVGEDEDDDGFIEDNYIQPGASGLGTDCSRNHFSL